The proteins below are encoded in one region of Mycobacterium shinjukuense:
- a CDS encoding DUF3592 domain-containing protein, producing the protein MDSPKALLRLLIHGTGEALPDTRARIVVRWVRVAVLIATALVTLQSVLLVAGAWRNDLAIEHNMGVAQAEVLSAGPRRSTIEFVTPERVTYRPELGVLYPSELATGMRIYVEYNKKDPNLVRVQHRNAALAIIPAGSIAVVAWLAATVALLGLALLDRRLKR; encoded by the coding sequence ATCGATTCGCCGAAAGCGTTGCTGCGTCTCCTGATTCACGGCACCGGCGAAGCACTGCCGGACACCCGGGCCAGGATCGTGGTGCGCTGGGTGCGCGTCGCGGTGCTGATCGCGACGGCCCTGGTCACGCTGCAGTCGGTGCTGTTGGTGGCCGGTGCCTGGCGCAACGACCTGGCGATCGAACACAACATGGGGGTGGCGCAGGCCGAGGTGCTCAGCGCCGGGCCGCGGCGCTCGACCATCGAGTTCGTCACCCCCGAACGGGTGACCTACCGGCCCGAACTTGGGGTGCTCTACCCGTCCGAGCTGGCCACCGGTATGCGGATCTACGTCGAATACAACAAGAAAGACCCCAACCTGGTCCGGGTGCAACACCGCAACGCCGCGCTGGCCATCATCCCCGCCGGATCCATCGCGGTGGTCGCCTGGCTGGCCGCGACGGTCGCGCTTCTCGGCCTGGCGCTGCTGGACAGGCGGCTGAAGCGGTAA